A DNA window from Streptomyces sp. CA-278952 contains the following coding sequences:
- a CDS encoding PHP domain-containing protein has protein sequence MDPVNALRRIAFLLERSQAATYRVKAFRTAAAAVDAMAAGEAAERVAANSLERVAGIGPRTAEVIREALAGQTPGYLDRLEAEAAADPPVEGGEDLFARLTGDCHLHSDWSDGGSPIEEMGRTAAELGHAWAVLTDHSPRLTVARGLPPERLREQLAVVARLNEEWAPFRLLTGIECDILPDGSLDQEPALLERLDVVVVSVHSKLRMDPEPMTRRLEAAVRHPRAHVLGHCTGRLLAGRGRPESRFDEDRVFAACAEAGTAVEINCRPERRDPPLRLLRAAVAAGALFAIDTDAHAPGQLAWQRSGCARAEECGVQADRVVTTWSADRLLEWAR, from the coding sequence ATGGACCCGGTCAACGCCCTGCGGCGGATCGCCTTCCTGCTGGAACGCTCCCAGGCCGCCACCTACCGGGTGAAGGCCTTCCGCACAGCGGCGGCCGCCGTGGATGCGATGGCCGCCGGGGAGGCGGCCGAGCGGGTGGCCGCGAACTCCCTGGAGCGGGTCGCCGGCATCGGACCCCGTACCGCCGAGGTGATCCGCGAGGCTCTGGCCGGGCAGACACCCGGGTATCTGGACCGGCTGGAGGCGGAAGCCGCCGCCGATCCGCCCGTCGAGGGGGGCGAGGATCTCTTCGCCCGGCTGACGGGCGACTGCCATCTGCACTCGGACTGGTCGGACGGAGGCAGCCCGATCGAGGAGATGGGCCGGACCGCCGCGGAGCTGGGGCACGCCTGGGCCGTCCTCACCGACCATTCGCCCCGGCTGACGGTGGCCCGCGGCCTGCCGCCGGAGCGGCTGCGGGAGCAGCTCGCGGTGGTGGCGCGGCTCAACGAGGAGTGGGCCCCGTTCCGGCTGCTCACGGGCATCGAGTGCGACATCCTCCCGGATGGCTCGCTCGACCAGGAGCCCGCGCTGCTGGAGCGGCTCGACGTGGTGGTGGTCTCGGTCCACTCCAAGCTGCGGATGGACCCGGAGCCGATGACCCGTCGCCTGGAGGCGGCGGTCCGCCACCCGCGGGCCCATGTGCTCGGCCACTGCACGGGACGCCTGCTGGCCGGGCGCGGCCGGCCGGAGTCCCGGTTCGACGAGGACCGGGTCTTCGCGGCCTGCGCCGAGGCGGGGACCGCGGTGGAGATCAACTGCCGTCCGGAGCGGCGGGATCCGCCCCTGCGGCTGCTGCGCGCGGCCGTCGCGGCGGGGGCGCTGTTCGCGATCGACACCGACGCGCACGCCCCGGGGCAGCTCGCGTGGCAGCGGTCGGGGTGCGCCCGCGCCGAGGAGTGCGGGGTGCAGGCCGACCGGGTGGTGACGACCTGGAGCGCGGACCGGCTCCTGGAGTGGGCCCGCTGA
- a CDS encoding DUF6381 family protein — protein sequence MSGSDGPADLARQMREKAQQLAEAAERASDPHERERLEKKSRTIRDRSEQQSAMEAGDVYPEK from the coding sequence ATGAGCGGTTCGGACGGACCCGCCGACCTGGCTCGGCAGATGCGTGAGAAGGCCCAGCAGCTCGCGGAGGCCGCGGAGCGCGCGAGCGACCCGCACGAACGCGAGCGGCTGGAGAAGAAGTCCCGGACGATCCGGGACCGGAGCGAGCAGCAGAGCGCCATGGAGGCCGGGGACGTCTACCCCGAGAAGTAG